Proteins co-encoded in one Metabacillus sp. KUDC1714 genomic window:
- a CDS encoding ABC transporter permease yields the protein MKAEVRTLPPLDTHAKANKKLQFKKILNNYQLYLFLLPALIYFIVFHYYPMYGVVIAFKDFIATQGIMGSPWVGFKHFERFFDSYQFWTLIKNTLGLSGLQLIIGFPLPIILALMMNQIRHEKYKRFVQTVVYAPHFISVVVLSGMIYVFFSNNGLINNMITIFGGDSISFMSKPEWFKPLYIGSSVWQETGWAAIIYLAALAGVSPELHEAAVMDGASKWHRILHVDIPAIMPTAVILLILSVGNMMNIGFEKAYLLQTPLNQPAAEIIPTYVYKLGLQQAQYSFAAAVGLFNAIINLILLVAVNKFAKKLSGQGLW from the coding sequence ATGAAAGCTGAGGTAAGGACACTACCACCATTAGATACTCATGCAAAAGCTAATAAAAAGCTACAATTTAAAAAAATATTAAACAATTACCAGCTCTATTTATTTCTATTGCCAGCACTTATTTATTTTATCGTTTTTCATTACTACCCAATGTATGGGGTAGTTATTGCATTCAAGGATTTTATAGCAACGCAAGGAATTATGGGAAGTCCTTGGGTAGGATTTAAACACTTTGAGCGTTTTTTCGATTCTTACCAGTTTTGGACATTGATCAAAAACACACTTGGACTTAGTGGTCTACAGCTAATCATAGGATTTCCACTTCCAATCATTCTAGCTCTAATGATGAATCAAATTAGGCATGAGAAGTATAAACGTTTTGTTCAAACAGTTGTATATGCGCCACATTTCATTTCTGTTGTTGTATTATCTGGGATGATTTATGTTTTCTTTTCAAATAATGGCTTAATCAATAATATGATTACGATATTTGGCGGGGATTCCATTTCTTTTATGTCAAAACCAGAATGGTTTAAACCACTCTATATTGGTTCAAGTGTATGGCAGGAAACAGGATGGGCGGCGATTATCTATCTTGCAGCTCTTGCTGGTGTAAGCCCTGAGCTACACGAGGCAGCCGTGATGGATGGAGCGAGCAAATGGCATCGGATTTTACATGTTGATATTCCGGCAATTATGCCAACAGCAGTCATTCTACTAATCTTGTCAGTAGGGAATATGATGAATATCGGTTTTGAGAAGGCTTACTTATTGCAAACGCCTTTAAACCAACCAGCAGCTGAAATTATACCAACATATGTTTATAAGCTCGGTTTACAACAAGCTCAATATAGCTTTGCTGCAGCAGTTGGATTGTTTAACGCTATTATTAACTTAATTTTATTGGTAGCAGTTAATAAGTTTGCGAAGAAATTATCTGGTCAAGGACTTTGGTAA
- a CDS encoding carbohydrate ABC transporter permease: MSLLAMKRTTRRSKEDKVFDLINIFLVAIMVILVVYPLYFIVIASISNPNMIYEGKVWFLPKEITFEGYQRIFNDSKIWLGYKNSIIYTFVGTIVNVSFTLMAAYALSRRDLYGRNLIMFLFLFTMFFSGGLIPTYLVVKDLGLLNTMWALILPKAVAVWNVIVARTYFQTSIPNELLEAAKMDGCSDAKFFWKIVVPLSKPIVAVMVLFYAVGHWNSYFDALIYLNNEDLYPLQLILRNILIQNEASTQMISDLDSLAAKQRVSELIKYGVIIVASIPLLILYPFVQKYFVKGVMIGGIKG, encoded by the coding sequence ATGAGTTTACTAGCAATGAAAAGAACAACAAGACGATCAAAAGAAGATAAAGTCTTCGATTTGATCAATATATTCCTCGTAGCAATCATGGTTATTTTAGTTGTTTACCCTCTTTACTTTATTGTCATTGCTTCAATTAGTAATCCTAACATGATCTACGAAGGGAAAGTATGGTTTTTACCAAAAGAGATCACGTTTGAAGGATATCAAAGGATATTTAACGACAGCAAGATTTGGCTAGGCTATAAGAACTCGATTATTTATACATTTGTTGGAACAATTGTAAATGTTTCTTTTACATTAATGGCAGCGTATGCATTGTCACGAAGGGATTTATATGGAAGAAACTTAATTATGTTTTTGTTTCTATTTACAATGTTTTTCTCTGGTGGATTAATCCCTACTTATTTAGTAGTTAAGGATTTAGGCTTACTTAATACGATGTGGGCTCTAATCCTACCTAAAGCTGTAGCTGTGTGGAATGTTATTGTTGCTCGAACCTATTTCCAAACTTCTATACCGAACGAGCTGTTAGAGGCAGCAAAAATGGATGGTTGTTCTGATGCAAAATTCTTTTGGAAGATTGTCGTGCCTTTATCAAAACCAATTGTTGCAGTTATGGTTTTATTTTATGCAGTGGGGCATTGGAACTCTTACTTTGATGCATTAATTTATTTGAATAATGAAGATTTGTATCCACTTCAATTGATATTACGAAATATCTTAATTCAGAATGAAGCATCAACTCAAATGATTAGCGATCTTGATTCACTTGCTGCAAAACAAAGAGTTTCAGAGTTAATTAAATACGGTGTGATCATAGTAGCTT
- a CDS encoding LacI family DNA-binding transcriptional regulator translates to MKPKIEDVAKHAGVSPTTVSRVLNNRGYISEKTRKKVQESMEHLNYFPNEVARSLFIKKTHLIGLIFPTTNNPFYGQLIFHLENTCASLGYKVLLCNSQNREDKETNYVKMLQRNQVDGIIAGAHNRGIEEYDIPKLPVVGIDRYLSSTIPVVSSDNYNGGQQATQLLLDKGCKHIFHINGPDFLETPANLRRRAYEDVMRSNHLNPITYEFPYRATAEAVQEIILRLFNENPQVDGIFASDDLIASKVIREAKKRKINIPADLKIVGYDGTETTRLLLPELSTVEQPIKEIAEKAVEILIQQIDGPHDDIQLETILPVKLIDSETT, encoded by the coding sequence GTGAAACCGAAAATTGAAGACGTTGCCAAACATGCAGGTGTCTCACCAACAACTGTTTCTAGAGTATTAAATAATCGCGGCTATATAAGCGAAAAAACGAGAAAAAAGGTTCAAGAATCAATGGAACATTTAAACTATTTTCCTAATGAAGTTGCGAGGTCTCTATTCATTAAGAAAACACATTTAATAGGTCTTATTTTTCCAACAACAAATAACCCCTTTTACGGTCAGCTTATTTTTCATTTGGAAAATACATGTGCATCTTTAGGGTATAAGGTTTTACTTTGCAACAGTCAAAATCGTGAAGATAAAGAGACAAACTATGTAAAAATGCTCCAAAGAAATCAAGTTGATGGAATAATTGCTGGGGCACATAATAGGGGAATTGAGGAATATGACATACCAAAACTCCCAGTTGTCGGAATTGATCGCTACTTATCAAGCACAATACCTGTTGTATCAAGTGATAATTACAATGGTGGTCAGCAAGCTACTCAACTATTACTTGATAAAGGCTGTAAACATATATTTCACATAAATGGTCCAGACTTTTTAGAAACTCCGGCAAACTTGAGAAGAAGGGCTTATGAAGATGTGATGAGAAGTAATCACTTGAACCCTATAACATATGAATTTCCTTATAGAGCAACTGCAGAAGCTGTTCAAGAGATAATATTAAGACTATTTAATGAAAATCCTCAAGTTGATGGTATTTTTGCTAGTGATGATTTAATTGCTTCAAAAGTAATAAGAGAAGCTAAAAAAAGGAAGATTAACATTCCAGCCGATCTGAAAATTGTAGGATATGATGGTACTGAGACGACAAGATTGCTATTACCTGAATTAAGTACAGTGGAACAACCCATTAAGGAAATCGCTGAAAAGGCGGTTGAAATATTAATCCAACAAATAGATGGTCCGCATGATGACATTCAATTAGAAACGATCTTACCTGTAAAGCTTATTGATAGTGAAACGACGTAG